The Thioalkalivibrio sulfidiphilus HL-EbGr7 genome includes a window with the following:
- a CDS encoding ABC transporter permease: MSLRRNWIAFQTIVIKEVLRFMRIWVQTVLPPAITTALYFIIFGGLIGSRIGEMDGLRYMDFIVPGLIMMTIITNSYANVVSSFYGSKFQHHIEEMLVAPIPNALIILGFVAGGVCRGLTVGVAVTLVSLLFSPFSMHSLGVTLSVVLLTSVLFSLAGLINGIYAKSFDDISIIPTFVLTPLTYLGGVFYSITMLPEFWQGVSHLNPILYMVNAFRYGLLGVSDINLWLSYAIILGFIAALFSFSLYLLNKGHGIRN; this comes from the coding sequence CATCTGGGTGCAGACCGTGCTGCCGCCGGCCATCACCACGGCGCTCTATTTCATCATCTTCGGCGGCCTGATCGGTTCGCGCATCGGCGAGATGGACGGCCTGCGCTACATGGACTTCATCGTCCCCGGCCTGATCATGATGACCATCATCACCAACTCCTACGCCAACGTGGTGTCGTCCTTCTACGGCTCCAAGTTCCAGCATCACATCGAGGAGATGCTGGTGGCCCCTATCCCCAACGCGCTCATCATCCTGGGCTTCGTGGCCGGCGGCGTGTGCCGGGGGCTCACTGTGGGCGTGGCGGTCACCCTGGTGTCGCTGCTGTTCAGTCCCTTCAGCATGCACAGCCTCGGCGTGACGCTCTCGGTGGTGCTGCTCACCTCCGTGCTGTTCTCCCTGGCAGGCCTGATCAACGGCATCTACGCCAAGAGCTTCGACGACATCTCCATCATCCCCACCTTCGTGCTCACCCCGCTCACCTACCTGGGTGGCGTGTTCTATTCCATCACCATGCTGCCGGAGTTCTGGCAGGGGGTCTCACACCTCAATCCCATCCTGTACATGGTCAACGCCTTCCGCTACGGGCTGCTCGGGGTGAGCGACATCAACCTGTGGCTCTCCTACGCCATCATCCTGGGCTTCATCGCCGCGCTGTTTTCCTTCAGCCTGTACCTGCTCAACAAGGGGCATGGCATCCGCAACTGA